Proteins encoded by one window of Aspergillus puulaauensis MK2 DNA, chromosome 4, nearly complete sequence:
- a CDS encoding resistance to Congo red protein (COG:S;~EggNog:ENOG410PS24;~InterPro:IPR020999;~PFAM:PF12273;~TransMembrane:1 (o30-52i)), translating to MGALLEPRARCYSSYRGYYRCNRWNDWGRWVAFGVIVGVALLAFFALSCFNARRRRRRGLRPYAGTAWMAPPPPYHPQTHQDPYNQPPPPPQYTQQPPPQGYFGGQPGIELQQPPNAYYGGQQPPYGGQPVYQPPSGPPPPGFNGKP from the exons ATGGGTGCCCTATTAGAACCGCGAGCCAGATG CTACAGCAGCTATCGCGGCTACTATCGTTGCAATCGATGGAATGACTGGGGTCGCTGGGTCGCCTTTGGTGTGATTGTTGGAGTGGCTTTGCTCGCATTTTTCGCTCTATC ATGCTTCAACGCTCGACGACGCCGCAGAAGGGGCCTTCGCCCATACGCTGGGACTGCCTGGAtggctcctcctccaccgtaTCACCCACAGACACATCAAGATCCCTACAATCAGCCTCCCCCGCCTCCGCAATACacgcaacaaccacctcctcAGGGATACTTTGGAGGCCAGCCAGGAATTGAGTTACAGCAACCACCAAATGCGTACTACGGGGGACAACAGCCTCCGTATGGAGGCCAGCCTGTTTACCAGCCGCCATCTGGCCCGCCACCTCCGGGATTCAACGGGAAGCCTTAG
- a CDS encoding ADP-ribosylation factor-like protein (COG:U;~EggNog:ENOG410PI9F;~InterPro:IPR005225,IPR027417,IPR044154,IPR006689;~PFAM:PF04670,PF00025,PF08477,PF00071,PF01926, PF09439;~go_function: GO:0003924 - GTPase activity [Evidence IEA];~go_function: GO:0005525 - GTP binding [Evidence IEA];~go_process: GO:0015031 - protein transport [Evidence IEA]) has product MAGIFRTIYDWLLRMFWATEMDVTMIGLQNAGKSSLLRVLAGGEFTVDSIPTIGFNTKRVQKGHVTLKCWDLGGQPRFRPMWERYCRGVNAIVYIVDAADRAALPVATEELHELMNKSTLDGIPLLVLGNKSDLPNKLSVDELIDQMNLKSITRREVSCYGISAKEETNLDAVLHWLIARASR; this is encoded by the exons ATGGCGGGTATTTTTCGAACGATCTATGACTGGCTCTTGAGGATGTTCTG GGCGACAGAGATGGACGTCACGATGATCGGGCTCCAGAATGCAGGCAAATCGTCACTGTTGCGTGTGCTCGCG GGGGGAGAATTCACTGTAGA CTCTATCCCAACCATCGGTTTCAATACAAAGCGAGTCCAGAAGGGGCATGTGACTCTGAAGTG CTGGGACCTTGGAGGGCAGCCGCGGTTTCGACCGATGTGGGAACGGTACTGCAGGGGCGTGAATGCGATCGT TTATATCGTGGACGCTGCAGACAGGGCGGCTTTGCCAGTGGCAACTGAAGAACTGCACGAGCTGATGAACAAGTCCACCCTCGATGGGATCCCGCTCTTGGTCCTTGGAAACAAATCTGACTTGCCCAACAAGCTATCCGTCGACGAGCTAATCGATCAGATGAACCTCAAATCCATCACGCGGCGTGAGGTGAGCTGCTACGGCATTAGTGCAAAGGAAGAGACAAATCTCGATGCGGTGCTGCACTGGTTAATCGCGCGAGCAAGTCGGTAA